In the Spirochaetota bacterium genome, one interval contains:
- a CDS encoding dihydrofolate reductase, with protein MRRLTTGYSGRRRRADAVLLGRKTYEIFAGSWPRSTDPADEIATALNNRPKFVASRTLDKVDWNNSILLKGDVAEEVAKLKALAGGEIQVHGSGNLLQTLLKHDLVDTLRIWLFPVVLGSGKRLFGEGTIPCSFRLVDTQQITTGAVLHVYERAGGLRYGEVEVGEKPVIFD; from the coding sequence CTGCGGCGCCTGACAACCGGTTACAGCGGGCGGCGTCGACGCGCCGACGCCGTCCTCCTCGGCCGCAAAACATACGAGATCTTCGCGGGGTCCTGGCCCAGGTCCACCGACCCGGCGGACGAGATTGCCACGGCGCTCAATAATCGGCCGAAGTTCGTCGCTTCGCGGACACTCGATAAGGTCGACTGGAATAATTCCATTCTGCTCAAAGGCGATGTTGCCGAGGAGGTCGCGAAACTCAAGGCCCTGGCAGGCGGCGAGATTCAGGTCCACGGCAGTGGCAACCTTCTGCAGACCTTGCTTAAGCACGATCTCGTCGATACGCTGCGCATCTGGCTGTTTCCCGTGGTTCTCGGCAGCGGGAAACGTCTGTTCGGCGAAGGCACGATCCCTTGCAGCTTCCGGCTTGTCGATACGCAGCAAATTACAACGGGTGCCGTTCTGCACGTTTATGAACGCGCAGGCGGTCTCAGGTACGGCGAGGTCGAGGTCGGCGAGAAGCCGGTGATCTTCGACTGA
- a CDS encoding discoidin domain-containing protein codes for MKNKFGEAMIIRLLLNILFLFGIVSLAYTNGGPIDGSSYQRTGTISPKDNVSVQLVEENLKIKLEGDAAVVEVIYILQNGNDSTKVDFGFPVDISQEFGDPGSANIQYSIADGNAPLNYKIIDDTSEHMITIDDKTSIKCKTTCFVSNLMFHAQEKKCITVKYRIPCSFTDWAVSKTIFPIYYDRRFMYSFSFASGWADGSIGKLSVKIDTSALSEPGIKIKRVLPSYLVNKNPVYEFTMKNVQAAALKDLVIEYDVSEKKLADFFITHKADVSEISIKTSSHLKGNYSPSNMLDGNTATVWAEGVEGNGEGQWIELTLNGTQIGYLGILNGVILSEELYKGNARIASLKVDCYTLNDGVERNMYGDNYIINLKDCSFKEAQNPVQILDVGMFAPISRIRLTIISTYPGTKYEDCCITDLIILK; via the coding sequence ATGAAAAATAAATTCGGAGAAGCAATGATTATTCGATTATTGTTAAATATTCTATTTCTGTTTGGAATAGTTTCGCTGGCCTATACAAACGGCGGGCCTATTGACGGCTCAAGCTATCAGCGTACCGGTACTATTTCTCCCAAAGATAATGTTTCGGTACAGCTGGTTGAGGAAAATCTTAAAATAAAGCTGGAAGGCGATGCTGCTGTTGTTGAGGTAATCTATATTCTACAGAACGGGAATGACAGTACCAAGGTAGACTTTGGCTTTCCTGTTGATATTTCCCAGGAGTTTGGCGACCCGGGATCTGCTAATATTCAATATTCTATAGCTGACGGTAATGCTCCATTAAATTATAAAATAATTGATGATACAAGTGAGCACATGATAACTATAGATGATAAAACATCTATTAAATGTAAAACAACATGTTTTGTGTCGAACCTTATGTTTCATGCACAAGAGAAAAAGTGCATAACAGTTAAATACAGAATCCCCTGCTCATTCACGGACTGGGCGGTAAGTAAAACTATTTTCCCGATTTACTACGATCGCAGATTCATGTATAGCTTTTCCTTTGCGTCCGGATGGGCAGACGGCAGCATTGGAAAACTTTCCGTAAAAATTGATACGTCAGCCCTGTCGGAACCGGGCATAAAGATTAAACGTGTGCTGCCGTCTTACCTTGTTAATAAAAATCCGGTGTATGAATTCACGATGAAAAATGTTCAGGCCGCTGCGCTCAAGGATCTTGTAATCGAATATGACGTATCAGAAAAAAAATTGGCCGATTTCTTTATCACTCACAAAGCTGATGTCTCTGAAATTTCCATAAAGACATCATCTCATCTGAAGGGAAATTACTCCCCGAGCAACATGCTTGACGGAAACACGGCTACTGTATGGGCAGAGGGAGTTGAGGGAAATGGCGAGGGTCAGTGGATTGAGTTGACTCTGAACGGGACTCAGATCGGATACCTGGGAATCCTGAACGGGGTCATTCTTTCCGAAGAACTATACAAGGGAAATGCCAGGATCGCCTCACTAAAGGTCGATTGTTATACATTAAATGACGGCGTTGAACGGAATATGTACGGGGATAATTATATTATAAATCTTAAAGACTGTAGTTTTAAAGAGGCGCAGAATCCGGTGCAGATTCTTGATGTAGGCATGTTCGCGCCGATATCCAGGATACGCCTGACAATTATATCCACTTATCCCGGCACTAAATACGAAGACTGCTGTATAACTGACTTGATCATTTTAAAGTAA
- the efp gene encoding elongation factor P — translation MISTNDLRRGMVIKLDGDLYSVVEQNHHKPGKGGAIVRVKLRNVRKGNVMDRTYRPSEKVEDVRLEHRPMQYLYEEGDHLVFMDTETYEQESIPRDAIGSAVGFLQPQDVCEIAIYEGEPITVTPPAAVVLKVTYAEPGVKGDTATNVTKPVKVETGAEVKVPLFINEGDFIKVNTETGEYMERVKK, via the coding sequence ATGATTTCAACGAACGATCTCAGGCGCGGAATGGTCATCAAGCTCGACGGGGATCTGTATTCGGTCGTGGAGCAAAACCACCACAAGCCCGGCAAGGGCGGTGCGATTGTCCGGGTCAAGCTGCGTAACGTCAGGAAAGGCAATGTCATGGACCGGACTTACCGGCCGTCGGAGAAGGTGGAAGACGTGAGGCTGGAGCATCGCCCCATGCAGTACCTCTACGAGGAGGGGGACCATCTCGTCTTCATGGACACCGAGACCTACGAGCAGGAATCGATCCCCAGGGATGCGATCGGCTCGGCCGTTGGTTTCCTTCAGCCGCAGGACGTCTGCGAGATCGCCATCTACGAGGGGGAACCAATCACCGTGACCCCGCCGGCGGCCGTGGTGCTCAAGGTGACCTATGCCGAACCGGGCGTAAAGGGGGACACCGCGACCAATGTCACCAAACCGGTGAAGGTGGAGACCGGGGCGGAGGTTAAGGTACCGCTATTCATCAACGAGGGCGACTTCATCAAGGTGAACACCGAAACGGGCGAGTACATGGAACGCGTCAAGAAGTAG
- the gltA gene encoding NADPH-dependent glutamate synthase: MANKIPRQPMPEQSPSERRRNFNEVPLGYTLEMALLEAGRCLQCKKPTCVLGCPVQIDIPGFIKAIDESDFTKAIAIIKRTNALPAVCGRVCPQETQCEERCVLAKKGDPVAIGKLERFVSDYERVMVNMPLPECAPDNGKKVAVVGSGPAGLTAAGELAKLGYRVTVFEALHSPGGVLVYGIPEFRLPKAIVGYEIEALKKLGVEIIVNRVVGMGETVDDLLDRGFGAVFIGSGAGLPQFLEIPGENLQGVYSANEYLTRANLMKAYRFPEYDTPIIRADNIAVFGGGNVAMDSARTALRLGGKNVYLVYRRSKQEMPARAEEVHHAEEEGIDFRLLTNPVRFIGDEKNRLTQVECLRMELGEPDASGRRRPVPVKGSEFRLDIDVAIIAIGNSPNPIIQKTTSGLATSKHGTIVADENTMKTSKKGVFAGGDIVSGAATVILAMGAGRRAALAIDEYLKTGEW, from the coding sequence ATGGCAAATAAAATTCCCCGGCAACCGATGCCGGAACAATCTCCCTCCGAGAGAAGGAGGAATTTCAACGAGGTGCCCCTGGGGTATACGCTCGAGATGGCGCTCCTGGAGGCGGGTCGCTGCCTGCAGTGCAAAAAGCCCACCTGCGTGCTGGGCTGTCCCGTGCAGATCGACATCCCGGGGTTCATCAAGGCCATAGACGAGAGCGATTTCACGAAGGCCATCGCGATCATCAAGAGGACGAACGCGCTTCCCGCAGTGTGCGGAAGGGTGTGTCCCCAGGAGACGCAGTGCGAGGAGCGCTGCGTCCTGGCGAAGAAGGGGGACCCCGTCGCGATCGGCAAGCTCGAGCGCTTCGTATCCGACTACGAGCGCGTCATGGTCAACATGCCCCTGCCCGAATGCGCCCCCGACAACGGGAAGAAGGTCGCCGTCGTGGGCTCGGGCCCCGCGGGGCTCACCGCGGCGGGGGAGCTCGCGAAGCTTGGATATCGAGTAACGGTCTTCGAGGCGCTGCACAGCCCGGGCGGGGTCCTCGTGTACGGGATCCCGGAATTCAGGCTTCCCAAGGCGATCGTGGGCTACGAGATAGAGGCGCTCAAAAAACTCGGGGTCGAGATCATCGTCAACAGGGTCGTGGGGATGGGCGAGACGGTGGACGACCTGCTCGACCGGGGGTTTGGCGCGGTCTTCATAGGCTCGGGTGCGGGGCTCCCGCAATTTCTCGAGATACCGGGCGAGAACCTTCAAGGGGTATACTCGGCGAACGAATACTTGACGCGCGCGAACCTCATGAAGGCGTACCGCTTCCCGGAATACGATACCCCGATCATCCGCGCGGACAACATCGCGGTGTTCGGCGGGGGGAACGTGGCGATGGACTCGGCGCGCACGGCGCTGCGCCTGGGCGGGAAGAACGTGTACCTGGTCTACCGGCGCTCGAAGCAGGAGATGCCCGCGCGCGCGGAGGAGGTGCACCACGCGGAGGAGGAGGGGATCGATTTCCGCCTGCTCACGAACCCGGTGCGCTTCATTGGCGACGAGAAGAACAGGCTCACGCAAGTCGAGTGCCTGCGCATGGAGCTTGGCGAGCCGGACGCGTCCGGCAGGAGGCGCCCGGTCCCGGTGAAGGGGTCGGAGTTCCGGCTGGATATCGATGTCGCCATCATCGCGATCGGGAACTCCCCGAACCCGATCATCCAGAAGACGACGAGCGGCCTGGCGACCTCGAAGCACGGCACCATCGTCGCCGACGAGAACACGATGAAGACGAGCAAGAAAGGCGTCTTCGCGGGGGGCGATATTGTCAGCGGCGCCGCGACCGTGATCCTCGCGATGGGCGCGGGGAGAAGGGCCGCGCTCGCGATTGACGAGTATTTGAAGACGGGGGAGTGGTGA
- a CDS encoding FMN-binding glutamate synthase family protein has product MFEWPKSNDVLSTVNRGNSAESGLCTLCRADCKGKCETWLSCMKGRKLLYPRDFGAITAGSANTTHVGVNYNALRINGYHYGANGLAKGLSSEADDCVFPNVRLEGEFGAGVKTRYRVPIMTGALGSTFIAAKYWESFAVGAALVGYPIVIGENVVGVDKKSILKDGKIESAPELERRIDVYLKYFDGYGAIIVQMNVEDTRNGVAEYIINKYGEKVVLELKWGQGAKNIGGEIQVTDLEYALFLKNRGYIVDPDPGKPEVQEAFKSGAIKSFARHSRLGYTNLDTAEEVTKDFMKAIKYLRGLGFTRITLKTGSYGMEALAQSIKLATDAKLDLLTIDGSGGGTGMSPWNMMESWGVPSILLHSKAYEYAGILAAKGKRVVDLSFAGGLAREDHIFKALALGAPYTKLVCMGRSLMIPGYLGSNIEGVLYPDRKARLNGNWDELPKTVTENGSKPEEIFAGYFDVQKKVGKDEMKNIPFGAIAAWTAADKLAAGLQQLMAGARKFSLDQITRTDIFSGNRETEKETGITYITEYQDESAKKILNS; this is encoded by the coding sequence ATGTTCGAATGGCCAAAATCAAATGACGTTCTGTCGACCGTGAACAGGGGTAACTCCGCGGAGTCCGGACTGTGCACCCTGTGCAGGGCCGACTGTAAGGGAAAGTGCGAGACGTGGCTCTCGTGCATGAAGGGACGAAAGCTTCTCTATCCGCGCGATTTCGGCGCAATCACGGCGGGGAGTGCCAATACCACGCACGTGGGCGTCAATTATAACGCGCTCCGGATCAACGGCTACCATTACGGCGCGAACGGCCTGGCGAAGGGCCTCTCGAGCGAGGCCGACGACTGCGTGTTCCCGAACGTGAGGCTGGAAGGCGAGTTTGGCGCCGGTGTGAAGACCAGGTACCGCGTCCCGATCATGACCGGCGCACTGGGTTCGACCTTTATCGCGGCGAAATACTGGGAGTCCTTCGCGGTGGGCGCGGCCCTGGTGGGCTACCCGATAGTTATCGGTGAAAACGTCGTGGGCGTGGACAAAAAGTCCATCCTCAAGGACGGCAAGATCGAGAGCGCCCCGGAGCTCGAGCGCCGCATAGACGTGTACCTCAAGTACTTTGACGGCTACGGCGCGATCATCGTGCAGATGAACGTCGAGGACACCCGCAACGGCGTCGCCGAATACATCATCAACAAGTACGGCGAGAAGGTCGTGCTCGAGCTCAAGTGGGGCCAGGGCGCGAAGAACATAGGCGGCGAGATACAGGTGACCGACCTCGAGTACGCGCTCTTCCTCAAGAACCGCGGCTATATCGTCGACCCGGACCCCGGCAAGCCCGAGGTGCAGGAGGCCTTCAAGAGCGGTGCCATCAAGTCGTTCGCGCGCCACAGCCGCCTAGGCTACACCAACCTGGATACCGCGGAAGAAGTGACCAAGGACTTCATGAAGGCGATCAAGTACCTGCGCGGCCTGGGCTTCACGCGCATCACCCTGAAGACCGGCTCGTACGGCATGGAAGCGCTCGCGCAGTCCATAAAGCTTGCCACCGACGCGAAGCTGGACCTCCTCACCATAGACGGATCCGGCGGCGGCACGGGCATGAGCCCCTGGAACATGATGGAAAGCTGGGGCGTTCCCTCCATCCTGCTCCATTCAAAGGCGTACGAGTACGCGGGCATTCTCGCGGCGAAGGGCAAGAGGGTCGTCGACCTTTCCTTCGCGGGGGGCCTCGCGCGCGAAGACCACATCTTCAAGGCGCTCGCGCTGGGCGCGCCGTACACGAAGCTGGTCTGCATGGGCCGCAGCCTCATGATCCCCGGTTACCTGGGCTCTAACATCGAGGGCGTGCTCTACCCCGACCGCAAGGCCCGCCTGAACGGGAACTGGGACGAGCTTCCCAAGACCGTCACGGAAAACGGGTCGAAGCCGGAAGAGATCTTCGCCGGGTATTTCGACGTGCAGAAGAAGGTAGGGAAGGACGAGATGAAGAACATCCCCTTCGGGGCGATCGCCGCATGGACCGCCGCCGACAAGCTCGCCGCCGGTCTGCAGCAGCTCATGGCCGGGGCGCGCAAGTTCTCGCTCGACCAGATCACGCGCACGGACATCTTTTCGGGTAACCGCGAGACCGAAAAGGAGACCGGCATCACCTACATCACCGAATACCAGGACGAATCGGCGAAGAAGATACTCAACAGCTGA
- a CDS encoding sulfide/dihydroorotate dehydrogenase-like FAD/NAD-binding protein — MHLIHSNELIKPTLGRMVVEAPYVAAYRKAGQFIMLRIDEYGERIPLTIADSDPEKGTLTLFYQIVGKTTRNLADKRAGERLRDIAGPLGHPTDIRNYGTAVCIGGGIGIAPILPISRAMKAAGNKTINVIGARTKDLLILEDELRSTGDEMIVCTDDGSYGKKAFVTGALEEIIGREKVDIVVAIGPVPMMRAVSELTRGHGIKTFVSLNSIMVDGTGMCGGCRVSVKGEKRFTCVDGPEFDGHEVDFAELMARLGTYRSEEAECMEHHNCKLEGVTSHGK, encoded by the coding sequence ATGCACCTCATTCATTCGAACGAACTCATCAAACCGACACTGGGCAGGATGGTGGTGGAGGCCCCCTATGTGGCCGCGTACCGCAAGGCCGGCCAGTTCATCATGCTCCGGATCGACGAATACGGGGAGCGCATCCCCCTGACCATCGCCGATTCGGATCCGGAGAAGGGGACGCTCACGCTGTTCTACCAGATCGTGGGCAAAACGACCAGGAACCTCGCCGACAAGCGCGCCGGGGAGCGTCTTAGGGATATCGCGGGACCACTGGGGCACCCTACGGATATCCGCAATTACGGGACCGCGGTCTGCATCGGAGGCGGAATAGGCATTGCGCCGATATTACCCATCTCCCGGGCGATGAAGGCGGCGGGCAACAAAACCATCAACGTAATAGGCGCGCGAACGAAGGACCTGCTCATCCTCGAGGACGAGCTCAGGAGCACCGGCGACGAAATGATCGTCTGCACCGACGACGGCAGCTACGGAAAGAAGGCCTTCGTGACCGGGGCGCTCGAGGAGATTATCGGGCGTGAAAAGGTGGATATCGTCGTCGCGATAGGCCCCGTGCCCATGATGAGGGCGGTGAGCGAGCTGACTCGCGGGCACGGGATCAAGACCTTCGTGAGCCTCAACTCCATCATGGTGGACGGCACGGGAATGTGCGGCGGCTGCCGCGTATCGGTCAAGGGGGAGAAGCGCTTCACCTGCGTGGACGGCCCCGAGTTCGACGGGCACGAGGTCGACTTCGCGGAGCTCATGGCGCGGCTGGGCACCTACCGCAGCGAGGAAGCCGAATGCATGGAGCACCACAATTGCAAGCTGGAGGGGGTCACGAGCCATGGCAAATAA
- a CDS encoding alpha/beta fold hydrolase encodes MVTVWYPAQKGTREHLSFVSVFEAGWSTKDADISNSKEKYPLIMLSHGTGGFAASIAWLGKKLARRGFIVAAVNHHGNTGAESKTLLQGFVLWWERPRDISVLIDRLIDDALMGPKIDAHNIGVAGFSLGGYTALATVGARLDIEKWGTYCAGKPSDPQCSLPPEAPFTMDEAKVFIESNADALESWKYADDDFSDKRIKAAYVIAPVLGPVISPRSLAKIDVPVKIVAGGSDDQGIPALNAMPISGLIPNSRLLVMPHVTHYMFLTRGNIAGRIMARRYFIDPEGTDRTKVQDDVGDDATAFFNRHLKN; translated from the coding sequence ATGGTCACGGTGTGGTACCCGGCGCAAAAAGGCACACGGGAGCACCTGTCGTTCGTATCGGTATTCGAGGCCGGATGGTCGACGAAGGATGCGGACATTTCAAATTCAAAAGAAAAATACCCGTTGATAATGCTTTCTCATGGGACCGGCGGTTTCGCGGCGAGCATAGCCTGGCTCGGGAAAAAACTTGCCCGGCGGGGATTTATTGTCGCGGCGGTTAATCACCACGGAAACACCGGCGCGGAATCAAAAACGCTGCTCCAGGGGTTCGTGCTCTGGTGGGAGCGGCCCCGGGATATTTCTGTTTTGATCGACCGGCTGATCGACGACGCTCTCATGGGCCCGAAAATCGACGCGCATAATATCGGCGTCGCCGGTTTTTCGCTCGGCGGATACACGGCTCTTGCGACTGTCGGAGCCCGGCTGGATATTGAAAAATGGGGAACGTATTGCGCGGGAAAACCGAGCGACCCGCAGTGCAGTCTGCCCCCTGAAGCTCCCTTTACGATGGACGAGGCGAAGGTTTTTATTGAATCCAATGCCGATGCGCTGGAATCCTGGAAATATGCGGATGACGATTTCTCCGACAAGAGAATCAAGGCCGCGTACGTCATCGCCCCCGTCCTGGGTCCCGTAATATCGCCCCGGAGTCTTGCAAAAATCGATGTTCCCGTAAAAATCGTCGCGGGCGGCTCGGATGATCAGGGAATTCCCGCACTGAACGCCATGCCGATATCCGGGCTGATTCCCAATTCACGGCTATTAGTGATGCCGCATGTCACACATTATATGTTTTTAACCCGCGGGAACATCGCGGGTCGTATAATGGCGCGCAGGTATTTCATCGATCCCGAAGGAACGGACAGAACAAAAGTTCAGGATGACGTTGGCGATGACGCTACCGCGTTTTTCAACCGGCATTTAAAAAATTAA
- a CDS encoding HAMP domain-containing protein — MKHKSSIRPRFATKLFLSHFFAVFLVSGSVGTFFYDRAIENMMYSLRSRLQNSAALLSEGIDARDLDAIRTPADTGREIYRSTLERLRRMRRTNPDIAFLYIMRKEEGRVHFVIDSDETEKQAEPGREYDDAPSLMLTGFHEPSVDDKLLRDEWGVFLSGYAPLRNGGGQYLIGIDMRANEVESKLSQLRLVGVISLLASILLALLFGLSFSRGLSRRVQALMRRCQEIASGRLDGHIEHRTFDEFDELVDAFNMMSDELAATRGRVDNALEELRQAGDQLEIRVLERTGELERALEKVNVLSGLLPICASCKKIRDDQGYWQQVEHFMTIHTDARFTHGLCPDCAVKLYGHILNKNDILKDTKT, encoded by the coding sequence ATGAAGCACAAATCGAGTATCCGTCCACGCTTCGCCACGAAGCTCTTCCTGAGCCACTTTTTCGCGGTTTTCCTGGTCTCCGGCAGCGTGGGCACCTTCTTCTACGACCGGGCCATTGAAAACATGATGTACAGCCTTCGGTCCAGGCTCCAGAACAGTGCGGCCCTCCTGAGCGAGGGAATCGATGCCCGCGACCTCGATGCGATCCGCACCCCCGCGGACACGGGCCGGGAAATATACCGGTCGACCCTCGAGAGACTTCGCCGCATGCGCCGCACCAACCCGGACATCGCGTTCCTCTACATCATGCGCAAGGAAGAGGGCCGCGTTCATTTCGTGATCGATTCCGATGAAACGGAAAAGCAGGCGGAGCCGGGACGCGAATACGACGATGCGCCGTCCCTGATGCTCACAGGCTTCCATGAACCCTCGGTTGACGACAAGCTGCTGCGCGACGAGTGGGGGGTGTTCCTTTCGGGATATGCGCCCCTGCGGAACGGCGGCGGCCAGTACCTTATCGGCATCGATATGAGGGCCAACGAGGTTGAAAGCAAGCTGTCGCAGCTGCGCCTGGTGGGGGTCATATCGCTCCTCGCGTCGATACTGCTGGCGCTGCTGTTTGGCCTTTCTTTCTCGCGCGGGTTGTCAAGGCGCGTCCAGGCCTTGATGCGCCGCTGCCAGGAGATAGCCTCGGGGCGCCTGGATGGACACATCGAACACCGCACCTTCGACGAATTCGACGAACTTGTCGATGCGTTCAACATGATGAGCGACGAGCTCGCCGCTACGCGCGGCCGTGTCGATAACGCCCTCGAGGAATTGCGGCAGGCGGGAGACCAGCTCGAAATCCGGGTACTGGAGCGTACGGGGGAACTGGAAAGGGCACTCGAGAAGGTCAATGTCCTGAGCGGTTTGCTACCCATCTGCGCATCGTGCAAAAAGATCAGGGACGACCAGGGATACTGGCAGCAGGTGGAGCATTTCATGACGATCCACACGGATGCGCGCTTCACTCACGGCTTGTGCCCCGACTGCGCTGTGAAGCTTTACGGACACATACTGAATAAAAACGATATATTGAAGGATACTAAAACTTGA